DNA sequence from the Deinococcota bacterium genome:
GGCCATCATCCACCCGGGCGACCTGCCGCGGGTGGCGCAGCTCAGGCCCGGCGAGCGCCTGCGCTTTGTCGCCCTAGCTCGCTAGCGGATGGCCTCGAGAAACTCCTGCCGGGTAATCGCGCTGTCTTTAAAGGCCCCGCGCATCGCGCTGGTAATGGTGCTCGAGCCCTGCTTCTCGACGCCGCGCATCATCATGCAGAGGTGGCTGGCCTCGGTGACCACCGCCACGCCCTTGGGTTTCAAGATGTCTCCCAAGGCGTCCGCGATCTGAGTCGTCATCCGCTCCTGGAGCTGCATGCGCCGGGCGAACACATCCACCACCCGGGCGAACTTGCTGAGGCCCAGGATGGTCCTTTCGGGGATGTAGCCGATATGCGCCTTGCCGAAAAAGGGCAACATGTGGTGCTCGCAGATGCTGTAGAACTCGAGGTTTTTGACCACCACCATCTCCGAGCCCTCGGCCGCAAAGAGCGCGCCGCCCACCACCTCCTCGAGACTCAGGCCGTAGCCGCTGGTCAAGAAGCGCAAGGAGCGCTCGACGCGCTGGGGCGTCCCCCTGAGCCCTTCGCGCGTCACGTCCTCGCCGAGGTGGCGGATGATTTCGCCGACGTGGTCGTCGAAGGTGCAGTCGCCGACCTCGTCGAAGTCGGCTTGGTCGAAGTCGGGCTGGTGGTAGACGAACGGTGATTTCTCCATACTCCCCTTTGCGGCCTGATCGGTCCCGTGCTCGGAAGCGGGTAGCCAAACTCTAGCGGGAAAGCCCGCGCTGGAGCATGCTCCAGCTTACCGACCTGACGCGGATGCTAGACTTGACCCCTTGTGAGTATGGCTACCGAGCGCCTCTACCGAGAGCAGCCCTACCAGACGAGCTTCGAGAGCGAGGTCTTGAAGGTCCGCGAGGCCGAGGACGGCCACTGGATCCTGCTGGGGCGCACACTCTTCTATCCCCGCGCGGGCGGCCAGCCTCACGACCTGGGCACGCTGAAGGGCCGGCGGGTGCTGGACGTCAGGAACGAGGGCGACAGGGTCTGGCATCTCCTCGAGGGCGACCCCTTGCAGGCGGGCGAGACGGTAGCGGGTAAGATCGACTGGCCGCGCCGCTACCGGCACATGCAGCGCCACAGCGGCCAGCACCTCCTGTCCCAGGCCTTCGTGCGGGTGAACCCGGTGTTCGCGACGCAAGCGGTCAGCCTGTCGGGGCCGGTCTGCACGCTCGACCTCGCGGGCGGGCCGGAGGACGAGGACTTGGCGGCCGCCGAGCGTGTGGTCAACGAGGCGGCCTATGCGAACTATCCCATCGAGGCCTTCGAGCTTGCCTCGGAGGACCTCAAAGGCTACTCCCCGCGCCGCTCGCCCCAGGTCGCGGGCCTCGTCAGGCTCGTTGCAATGGGCGATTGGGAGCTGTCGGCCTGCGGCGGCACCCATCTGCGCAGCACCGCCGAGGCCGCGCCCGTCAAGCTCCTGCGCTTGGAGCGCGTCAAAGCAGAGCTGGCGCGGGTACACTTTCGCTGTGGTCTGGAAGCTATAGCGGACTACTCGCTCAAGCACCGCCTCGCCTACGGCCTGGCGACCTCGCTCAGCGTGGGCGTCGAGGAGCTGCCGGAGCGCGTGGCCGCCCTGCAAAGCGAGCTGGGGAAGGTCAGGCACGACCTCGGCGGCGTGCAGAGCAGGCACGCCGCCGAGGTCGCCGTGAGGCTCTTGGCGCAGGCGGAGAAGGGCCGCTATGGCCGGGTCGTCGCCCACACCCTCCCCCCGGAGGACGCCGACCTGCTCAAGCCCCTGGTGCAGGCGCTCGCGCGGGAGGACGACGTGATCGTACTCCTGGCCAGTCCCCAGGCCGGCAGGGCCCAGCTTCTCTTCGCCAGAGGCGAGAGGGTTGAGGCGGACATGAAGGCCCTCCTCGCGCTCGCGCTCCCCTTCGTGGCGGGCCGGGGAGGGGGCAGGGCGGAGTTGGCGCAAGGCAGTGGCAGCCGCCCCGGCGGCACAGCCGAGGCCCTGGCGTATGTCAGAGCGCAGCTGCTCGGCTGACCGGCCTTGCCGAGCGGATTGCAAGCCATCCCGCCGAGTTTTCCCTGGGGGCTGGCTAAAATGGCTCGAGTTCGCCTCGACTTGAAGTTCGAGCAGGCAAGCGTTAGACTCTACTCAGACTTTTCGGAATCATTCCGATTTAGATGATGAAAGGAAGCATACCATGGCACGGACGAAGACAACCGGCACCAAGCACCTCTACAAGACCGAGATCGATCTTTCCCTCGAGGCCCGCCGCGAGCTCACCGACCTCTCCAACCAGCAGCTCGCCGACACCTTCGACCTCTACAGCCAGACGAAGCAGGCCCACTGGAACGTCAAGGGTATCCACTTCTACCAGCTCCACAAGCTCTTCGACGAGCTCGCCGCTTCGGTCGAGCCCTTTGTCGA
Encoded proteins:
- the folE gene encoding GTP cyclohydrolase I FolE, translated to MEKSPFVYHQPDFDQADFDEVGDCTFDDHVGEIIRHLGEDVTREGLRGTPQRVERSLRFLTSGYGLSLEEVVGGALFAAEGSEMVVVKNLEFYSICEHHMLPFFGKAHIGYIPERTILGLSKFARVVDVFARRMQLQERMTTQIADALGDILKPKGVAVVTEASHLCMMMRGVEKQGSSTITSAMRGAFKDSAITRQEFLEAIR
- a CDS encoding DHHA1 domain-containing protein — translated: MATERLYREQPYQTSFESEVLKVREAEDGHWILLGRTLFYPRAGGQPHDLGTLKGRRVLDVRNEGDRVWHLLEGDPLQAGETVAGKIDWPRRYRHMQRHSGQHLLSQAFVRVNPVFATQAVSLSGPVCTLDLAGGPEDEDLAAAERVVNEAAYANYPIEAFELASEDLKGYSPRRSPQVAGLVRLVAMGDWELSACGGTHLRSTAEAAPVKLLRLERVKAELARVHFRCGLEAIADYSLKHRLAYGLATSLSVGVEELPERVAALQSELGKVRHDLGGVQSRHAAEVAVRLLAQAEKGRYGRVVAHTLPPEDADLLKPLVQALAREDDVIVLLASPQAGRAQLLFARGERVEADMKALLALALPFVAGRGGGRAELAQGSGSRPGGTAEALAYVRAQLLG